A region of Saprospiraceae bacterium DNA encodes the following proteins:
- a CDS encoding HAMP domain-containing histidine kinase, with protein MNLYSKSGRWKTVLIIVGLFFVLMPLFYSNYLGIKLSELEHKKIELFEKTLVEITNTSNLEAGEDVSYELEMLYSIIEDLQLLVINRNQNIDLYNFPTNTDTLKVLNYLRADGPAPLISDDYTIYYSYPFTLTLLRYFPLVQFFLLMLYAAIGYGVFNASRREEQNRVWVGMAKETAHQLGTPISGMIGWLEALDVHLKDEESKNIVAEMGKDIDKLQLVADRFSKIGSTPELVGIDLPPLLRECMEYIQARASKNIQFSLTYDRNEQFQAAVNANLFSWVLENILRNALDAMDQYGKIDIHLSKEAKNLNIEISDTGKGIAPSKRKEIFKPGYTTKKRGWGLGLSLSRRIIENYHKGKIYVKASEPGKGTIFFIQLPRIS; from the coding sequence GTGAATTTATATTCTAAATCGGGTCGGTGGAAAACGGTATTGATTATCGTGGGTTTGTTCTTTGTATTAATGCCCTTGTTCTATTCAAATTATTTAGGCATTAAATTATCTGAGCTCGAGCATAAAAAAATCGAATTATTCGAAAAAACTTTAGTGGAGATCACCAATACTTCCAATCTGGAGGCAGGTGAAGATGTAAGTTATGAACTCGAAATGTTGTACAGCATCATTGAAGATCTCCAGCTATTGGTCATCAATAGAAATCAGAATATAGATTTGTATAATTTTCCAACCAACACGGATACGCTTAAAGTGTTAAACTATTTGCGGGCAGACGGGCCAGCTCCTCTGATTTCTGATGATTATACAATTTATTACAGTTATCCGTTTACGCTGACTCTTTTGCGTTATTTTCCACTGGTCCAGTTTTTCTTATTGATGTTATACGCCGCGATTGGTTACGGCGTATTTAATGCTAGTCGCAGGGAAGAGCAAAACAGGGTTTGGGTCGGAATGGCGAAAGAAACAGCACACCAGTTAGGCACACCGATCTCTGGAATGATAGGCTGGTTGGAAGCATTGGATGTTCATTTAAAAGACGAAGAGTCAAAGAACATTGTTGCCGAAATGGGCAAAGACATTGATAAGCTGCAATTGGTTGCGGATCGTTTTTCCAAAATAGGATCTACACCTGAGTTGGTTGGCATAGATCTGCCACCATTGCTCCGTGAATGTATGGAATATATTCAGGCGAGAGCTTCAAAGAATATTCAGTTTTCTTTGACCTATGATCGAAATGAACAATTTCAAGCTGCGGTCAATGCGAATTTATTTTCTTGGGTACTCGAAAATATTTTAAGAAATGCACTGGATGCGATGGATCAATACGGAAAAATTGACATCCACCTATCCAAAGAAGCCAAAAACTTGAATATTGAAATTAGTGATACCGGAAAAGGAATAGCTCCTTCTAAGAGAAAAGAGATTTTTAAACCTGGTTATACTACTAAAAAAAGAGGTTGGGGTCTTGGCTTATCCTTATCGCGTAGAATTATTGAAAATTATCACAAGGGAAAAATATATGTAAAAGCCTCAGAACCAGGCAAAGGAACCATTTTTTTCATTCAATTGCCAAGAATTTCCTAA
- a CDS encoding type II toxin-antitoxin system PemK/MazF family toxin, producing the protein MKRGEIWLLSLDTAIGAEIQKTRPCIIVSVDQLGKLPLKVIIPITDWKNHYEDVPWMVKLIPDNFNFLQKVSAADCFQVRSVSESRIIRKLGIINEDQLKEICIALALVFNIRY; encoded by the coding sequence ATGAAACGAGGGGAAATTTGGCTTCTTAGCCTTGACACAGCAATAGGTGCTGAGATTCAAAAAACAAGACCTTGTATAATAGTTAGTGTTGATCAACTTGGAAAGTTGCCATTAAAAGTAATAATACCGATTACAGATTGGAAAAATCATTATGAAGATGTTCCATGGATGGTAAAGCTTATTCCTGATAATTTTAATTTTTTACAAAAAGTATCTGCAGCTGATTGCTTTCAAGTGCGGTCTGTATCAGAATCAAGAATTATTAGGAAATTGGGGATCATAAATGAGGATCAACTTAAAGAAATATGCATTGCATTAGCATTAGTATTTAACATTAGATATTAA